In Holophagales bacterium, one DNA window encodes the following:
- a CDS encoding DUF4388 domain-containing protein yields MLPSRERLLELSGWEVGELSEVSFPALLLAHGLSGKGVELRLRRGHVDKRIFFEGGGPVDCRSNLLHETIGRFLVQQGRLAESDYQECLRESVARSALIGEVLIERGKLDSTELYKALQQNLARKLLDVFTWREGRFAVVRDPPPTGSSLKVRAPQLVLTGIARFAPAELVERWVAPYGAATWRAGREPLFARGDLKLPPAQAHLLELLDEQPRDLAALALATATDAEEVARSVAGLAFLGAIEIGTPPAVEAEPAAPAAPVPEAPAVDAAVEQGVGTGKAPRDAAADAPKGPAPSPEPATKGAATGRAAAAPSAEEAARLARGVHEAYLNFRRQDAFELLGVDEDAPLAFVRYQYLDFARRFAPWRFEAGRLAPLAEEARELFLAGALAFAELERTESREALRFRRQRAREEAARQRSASYFQIQTDLLDPEAQFAKGLTLREAGRLRAAIQQIEFAVECDPGNALYLAELAWTRFSESPTTAARAFDDLKQAMRLDPQAGLPCYYAGEVCAALGDRAQAEVLLRRSIKPLAPDRRPLEALRRLAGERRR; encoded by the coding sequence ATGCTTCCATCGAGAGAACGACTGCTCGAGCTTTCCGGCTGGGAGGTCGGTGAGCTCTCCGAGGTCTCCTTCCCGGCCCTGCTGCTCGCTCATGGGCTCTCCGGCAAAGGGGTCGAGCTCCGTCTGCGACGCGGTCACGTCGACAAGCGGATCTTCTTCGAAGGCGGCGGTCCGGTCGACTGCCGCTCGAACCTGCTCCACGAGACGATCGGGCGGTTCCTCGTCCAGCAGGGGCGGCTGGCCGAAAGCGACTATCAGGAGTGCCTGCGCGAGTCGGTGGCCCGCAGCGCGCTGATCGGCGAGGTGCTGATCGAGCGGGGAAAGCTCGACTCGACCGAGCTCTACAAGGCGCTGCAGCAGAACCTGGCGCGCAAGCTCCTCGACGTCTTCACCTGGCGCGAGGGGCGCTTCGCGGTGGTGCGCGACCCGCCGCCGACCGGCTCGTCGCTCAAGGTCCGGGCGCCACAACTCGTCTTGACCGGCATCGCGCGCTTCGCGCCGGCCGAGCTCGTCGAGCGCTGGGTGGCGCCGTACGGCGCGGCGACGTGGCGCGCCGGTCGCGAGCCCCTCTTCGCGCGTGGCGACCTCAAGCTGCCCCCGGCCCAGGCCCACCTGCTCGAGTTGCTCGACGAGCAGCCGCGGGATCTCGCGGCGCTCGCCCTGGCCACGGCGACCGATGCCGAAGAGGTGGCGCGTTCGGTGGCCGGCCTCGCCTTCCTCGGCGCGATCGAGATCGGCACGCCGCCGGCGGTCGAGGCGGAGCCGGCAGCTCCGGCTGCTCCTGTGCCCGAGGCCCCCGCAGTCGACGCGGCGGTCGAGCAGGGAGTGGGAACGGGCAAGGCGCCGCGCGACGCGGCGGCGGACGCGCCGAAAGGACCGGCTCCCTCCCCCGAGCCGGCGACGAAGGGCGCGGCGACGGGTCGCGCCGCGGCGGCGCCGTCGGCCGAGGAGGCGGCCCGCCTGGCCCGCGGGGTGCACGAGGCCTACCTGAACTTCCGCCGGCAGGATGCCTTCGAGCTGTTGGGCGTCGACGAGGACGCCCCGCTCGCCTTCGTGCGCTACCAGTACCTCGACTTCGCCCGCCGCTTCGCGCCCTGGCGGTTCGAGGCCGGGCGGCTCGCGCCGCTCGCCGAAGAGGCGCGCGAGCTCTTCCTCGCCGGTGCTCTGGCCTTCGCCGAGCTCGAGCGGACCGAGAGCCGCGAGGCGTTGCGTTTCCGCCGCCAGCGCGCGCGCGAAGAGGCGGCGCGCCAGCGCTCGGCGAGCTACTTCCAGATCCAGACCGACCTGCTCGACCCCGAGGCGCAGTTCGCCAAGGGCCTGACGTTGCGTGAAGCCGGCCGCCTGCGCGCGGCGATCCAGCAGATCGAGTTCGCCGTCGAGTGCGATCCCGGCAACGCCCTCTACCTCGCCGAGCTGGCCTGGACGCGCTTCAGCGAGTCGCCGACCACGGCGGCGCGCGCCTTCGACGACCTCAAGCAGGCGATGCGCCTCGACCCGCAGGCCGGCCTGCCCTGCTACTACGCCGGAGAGGTGTGTGCCGCGCTCGGCGACCGGGCCCAGGCCGAGGTGCTGCTGCGGCGTTCGATCAAGCCGCTCGCCCCGGATCGCCGGCCGCTCGAGGCGCTGCGGCGCCTCGCCGGCGAGCGCCGGCGTTGA
- a CDS encoding dTMP kinase, whose translation MSTELPTSPPPRAASGLFVTFEGLDGSGKSSHLKRVAVALARQGRTAVVTHEPGGTPLGDELRSLFKDRRFRAMDGTVELLLVFASRRQHLDEVIEPALARGEVVLCDRFTDSTVAYQGGGRGVASASIDEVDRLATGRRRPDRTVVFDLPAEVARGRGRSRSRHARGAVDRLDDEELAFYERVRTAYLDLARREPERVRLVDSSGSVEATARAVRRALADLLPELAE comes from the coding sequence ATGTCGACCGAACTCCCCACGAGCCCGCCGCCGCGCGCCGCCTCCGGCCTCTTCGTCACCTTCGAGGGGCTCGACGGCAGCGGCAAATCGAGCCACCTCAAGCGGGTGGCGGTGGCGCTCGCGCGGCAGGGGCGCACCGCGGTCGTCACCCACGAGCCGGGCGGCACGCCGCTCGGCGACGAGCTGCGCAGCCTGTTCAAGGACCGGCGTTTCCGCGCCATGGACGGCACGGTCGAGCTCCTGCTGGTCTTCGCCAGCCGGCGCCAGCATCTCGACGAAGTCATCGAGCCGGCCCTTGCCCGCGGCGAGGTGGTGCTCTGCGATCGCTTCACCGACTCCACCGTCGCCTATCAGGGCGGTGGGCGTGGCGTCGCGAGCGCGTCGATCGACGAAGTCGATCGCCTCGCCACCGGTCGACGGCGGCCCGACCGCACCGTGGTCTTCGACCTGCCGGCGGAGGTGGCGCGCGGCCGCGGGCGTTCGCGCAGCCGCCATGCACGCGGTGCGGTCGACCGGCTCGACGACGAGGAGCTCGCCTTCTACGAGCGGGTGCGGACGGCCTATCTCGATCTGGCGCGGCGTGAGCCGGAGCGCGTGCGGCTGGTCGATTCGAGCGGCTCGGTCGAGGCCACCGCGCGGGCGGTTCGGCGGGCGCTCGCCGATCTGCTGCCGGAGCTCGCCGAGTGA
- a CDS encoding glycoside hydrolase family 44 protein, with protein MRPLPRPLVVLALALVATAAGAATLPVYVDQVADGWEYWGWASVVNLAYTGTVHGGTHAIRFEPDAWEAVYLHSAAALSVAEWNGVRFWVRGEGSGGQSLVLWVRLGSTTRLSTALAPYLPAGGVPAGQWAQVTVPFADFGVTSGSFDDLWIQAGVAGDQAAVLVDDWELTGPGPIVPPGGPVPVAVDPGADRRYVSPLVYGVNFGDIARFSTVPYTVRRYGGNSTTRYNWQADVHSTASDWFFMNIPDSSSPGGLPAGSSSDQFVAETLAAGSQVVLTVPTIGWAPAPVQAKRWSFSEVKYGPQTSDECRYFGNNPPDWCTHDAGNGLCDSAVNTTGYCQGGRIVGNDPFDTSIAITPAWVGDWIDFLGGRYGSAAQGGVRFVALDNEAMLWNSTHRDVHPTAPGYDEVWTRGLAVASEVRQRDPSVKILGPVTWGWCDLFSSAADADVGPSCIDGADRQAHGGVEFVRWYLRQACAHERTTGVRVLDLLDVHYYPQANVAGLGGNDSGEDASTSARRLRSLRELWDPAYVSESWIGEAPYLLPRLRAWIDQECPGVGLALTEYKWGPDTGASGTLAQAELLAILGREGVELATRWVAPEVGTKVEQAFLLFLDYDAAGSRVAGDSVRATSLAPDAVASYALRDPRGRLFLLLFNKDTVDREAQVTVAGGVTGNLALYRFTATTALAAAGTVPGAATPIVLTLPPRSATLAVGQLAGGGGLPFSDSFERGLARWVGP; from the coding sequence ATGCGACCTCTTCCGCGCCCCCTCGTCGTTCTCGCTCTTGCCCTCGTCGCCACGGCCGCTGGCGCGGCGACTCTGCCGGTCTACGTCGACCAGGTTGCCGACGGTTGGGAGTACTGGGGCTGGGCCTCGGTCGTCAACCTCGCCTACACCGGGACGGTGCACGGCGGCACCCACGCCATCCGCTTCGAGCCGGATGCCTGGGAGGCGGTCTATCTGCACTCGGCCGCCGCGCTGTCCGTGGCGGAGTGGAACGGGGTCCGTTTCTGGGTGCGCGGCGAAGGGTCGGGCGGCCAGTCGCTCGTGCTCTGGGTGCGACTCGGCTCGACGACGCGCCTCTCGACCGCGCTTGCTCCCTACCTGCCGGCCGGTGGTGTGCCGGCGGGGCAGTGGGCGCAGGTCACCGTGCCGTTCGCCGATTTCGGGGTGACCTCGGGGAGCTTCGACGATCTCTGGATCCAGGCCGGTGTGGCCGGGGACCAGGCCGCCGTCCTGGTCGACGACTGGGAGCTCACCGGCCCGGGCCCGATCGTGCCGCCCGGCGGACCGGTGCCGGTCGCCGTCGACCCCGGAGCCGACCGTCGCTACGTCAGCCCGCTCGTCTACGGCGTGAATTTCGGCGACATCGCGCGCTTCTCCACGGTGCCCTACACGGTGCGGCGTTACGGCGGCAATTCGACGACGCGCTACAACTGGCAGGCCGACGTGCACTCGACCGCCTCGGACTGGTTCTTCATGAACATCCCGGATTCGTCGAGCCCCGGCGGATTGCCGGCCGGTTCGTCGAGCGACCAGTTCGTTGCCGAGACGCTCGCCGCCGGCTCGCAGGTGGTGCTCACCGTGCCGACGATCGGCTGGGCGCCGGCGCCGGTGCAGGCCAAGCGCTGGAGCTTCTCGGAGGTCAAGTACGGGCCGCAGACCTCCGACGAGTGCCGCTACTTCGGCAACAACCCGCCGGACTGGTGCACCCACGACGCCGGCAACGGGCTCTGCGACAGCGCCGTCAACACGACGGGCTACTGCCAGGGCGGGAGGATCGTCGGCAACGACCCGTTCGACACCTCGATCGCCATCACGCCGGCGTGGGTCGGCGACTGGATCGACTTCCTCGGCGGTCGCTACGGCAGCGCGGCGCAGGGCGGTGTGCGCTTCGTCGCGCTCGACAACGAGGCGATGCTGTGGAACAGCACGCATCGCGACGTGCATCCGACGGCGCCGGGTTACGACGAGGTCTGGACTCGCGGCCTGGCAGTGGCCAGCGAGGTGCGGCAGCGCGATCCGTCGGTGAAGATCCTCGGGCCGGTGACCTGGGGCTGGTGCGATCTCTTCAGCTCGGCGGCGGATGCCGACGTCGGTCCGAGCTGCATCGACGGCGCCGACCGTCAGGCGCACGGCGGCGTGGAGTTCGTCCGCTGGTACCTGCGACAGGCCTGCGCCCACGAGCGCACGACCGGTGTGCGGGTGCTCGACCTGCTCGACGTCCACTACTACCCGCAGGCCAACGTCGCCGGGCTCGGCGGCAACGATTCGGGCGAGGACGCCTCGACCTCGGCGCGTCGCCTGCGTTCGCTGCGCGAGCTGTGGGATCCGGCCTACGTCTCGGAGTCGTGGATCGGCGAGGCGCCGTACCTGTTGCCGCGCCTGCGTGCCTGGATCGACCAGGAGTGCCCGGGCGTCGGGCTCGCGCTGACGGAGTACAAGTGGGGTCCGGACACCGGCGCGAGCGGGACCCTGGCGCAGGCCGAGCTGCTGGCGATCCTCGGCCGCGAAGGGGTCGAGCTCGCCACGCGCTGGGTGGCGCCGGAGGTCGGCACCAAAGTCGAGCAGGCCTTCCTGCTCTTCCTCGACTACGACGCCGCGGGCAGTCGCGTCGCCGGCGACAGCGTGCGCGCCACGAGTCTCGCCCCCGATGCGGTCGCCTCCTACGCACTGCGCGATCCGCGCGGCAGGCTCTTCCTGCTTCTCTTCAACAAGGACACGGTCGACCGCGAAGCCCAGGTCACCGTCGCGGGCGGCGTCACCGGCAACCTCGCGCTCTACCGCTTCACCGCGACCACCGCGCTCGCCGCCGCCGGCACCGTCCCGGGAGCCGCGACGCCGATCGTCCTCACCCTCCCGCCCCGCTCCGCCACCCTCGCCGTCGGCCAACTCGCCGGCGGCGGCGGGCTGCCGTTCAGCGACTCGTTCGAGCGCGGGCTCGCGCGGTGGGTGGGGCCGTAG
- a CDS encoding NAD(P)-dependent oxidoreductase — MVIAITGAAGNLGSRLARHLVAEGEHELRLLVHRTPLPADLAAAPRTAVCTIDLAQPETLAPALAGVDVVVHFAGVLFAPRPERFLPTTNTAWFGHLLDAALAAGVQRVVLISFPHVEGPTTPQHPATGRLDGHPISAHATTRLAEERLLFARAACTSLTPVVLRVGMVYGKGILMIDAARWLAERRLLGVWREPTWIHLISTPDFLAATTAAATRDGVSGIYHLGDEEPLTLQEFLDRACDAWGTPRPWHLPWWTILTTATLCELWATLFRTRSPLTRDFVRIGKVSYCGDTTRFRAELSKDLRYPTLNDGMASLSR; from the coding sequence ATGGTCATCGCGATCACCGGCGCGGCGGGAAACCTCGGCAGTCGGCTGGCACGGCACCTGGTCGCCGAAGGCGAGCACGAGCTCCGCCTCCTCGTGCACCGGACGCCGCTGCCGGCCGACCTCGCCGCCGCGCCGCGGACCGCGGTGTGCACGATCGACCTCGCGCAGCCGGAAACGCTGGCACCGGCGCTCGCGGGTGTCGACGTGGTCGTCCACTTCGCCGGTGTGCTCTTCGCACCCCGACCGGAGCGCTTCCTGCCGACCACCAACACCGCATGGTTCGGCCACCTTCTCGACGCCGCGCTCGCCGCCGGCGTGCAACGCGTCGTCCTGATCTCGTTTCCCCACGTCGAGGGACCGACGACGCCGCAGCATCCCGCGACCGGCCGCCTCGACGGCCACCCGATCTCGGCGCACGCGACGACCCGTCTCGCCGAGGAGCGGCTGCTCTTCGCGCGCGCGGCGTGCACCTCGCTCACGCCGGTCGTGCTCCGCGTCGGCATGGTCTACGGCAAGGGGATCCTGATGATCGACGCCGCGCGCTGGCTCGCCGAGCGGCGCCTCCTCGGCGTCTGGCGCGAGCCGACCTGGATCCACCTGATCTCGACGCCCGACTTCCTCGCCGCCACCACCGCCGCCGCGACCCGCGACGGTGTCTCCGGCATCTACCACCTCGGAGACGAGGAGCCGCTCACGCTCCAGGAGTTCCTCGACCGCGCCTGCGACGCCTGGGGCACCCCGCGCCCCTGGCACCTCCCGTGGTGGACCATCCTCACCACCGCCACCCTCTGCGAGCTCTGGGCCACCCTCTTCCGCACCCGCTCGCCTCTCACCCGCGACTTCGTGCGCATCGGGAAGGTGTCGTACTGCGGAGACACGACGCGATTCCGCGCGGAGCTCTCGAAGGACCTGCGCTACCCGACCCTGAACGACGGGATGGCGAGCCTCTCTCGGTGA